Genomic segment of Drosophila biarmipes strain raj3 chromosome 2L, RU_DBia_V1.1, whole genome shotgun sequence:
AGAATCTTGTAgaaagaatattttataaagctGTTATCTGAAaacaaattcatttaaaaagctAAGATACCCCAAAAAACGTGAATAACAAACCCCATCAAACTTAAGCGATAAGATAATACCGAGAGATTGCAAAACAGAGAGAACAAACCAAACTGATAGGATCCCGAGTGTTACCAGGGGGACAGAAAAATATAGTGAGCTACAAGTTCCTTTAATCAGTTTCGTTTATGATATGTTAGGGCCAGCAGATCCCCCACACACTCGTACATATAATCAGCGAACTCAGGGTGATCTTTCATCAGACGGAGAACGTCTTCCGTGCGGTCCACATTGCAAAAGCGATGGAAATCCGCCGGACGTTCAGCCTTCAGCTTCTTCAGATAATTATCAGGTAAATGGAGAATggttgccgctatgcaattGTAGGTCACTCCGAACAATTCAAAGTCCCTCAGGGATTGCTCGAATTCCTGTTTGCTTAGTTGTTCCTGATTGGGATCAACACCCATTTCTTGAAGTTCCTCAACCAAGGCGTTGTAATAGGTTTCAATCAGACTCCCAATGAtctgttttctttttgaagGTTCCAAATTTAGATAGCTGACCAGATGGAAGTCCATGGCAGGTGGGGAATAACGACACAGTTGAAAGTCCACCAGAACAGATCGTTTCTCCTGTGGCTGCTCACGGTGGTAAAAGACATTCGCACCCCAGGCATCTCGGTGCACAAAGACGTTCCTATGAACTGGTGAAGGATTAACCATGTAGTAAACCCTGTCCAGATGTCTCGGCAACTGGGCTGCTATAAACTCTTGGCCCTCGACATCATCTTGCACACACGGATGGGTGGCAGCCACTGCCAGGATAGCCTGAATAAACGAAAAACATAAGATAAAGAAGGTTTATCTCTAAAAACTTCTCACTTACTCGTAAACCCGTAGTATACCACTCAACATCCGGGCTAACAGAGACTTCTTTTAGCCACTCTCTCAACTCCACTCCAATGGTTTTCCCCTTCTGTTTTTCGTAGGCAATACTACTGGCGTGCAACGTAGCCAGTGATTTTAAAATGGGTCCCATCTGATTCTCACTAAGAAAGCGAGTTCCCGAAGGTAGCGCCACGTAGCCCATGTCCTCCACATTTTGCATCACAAACAGATCCTTGCGAGTGAAATAGCTCTTGGCACACCAAACATGGGGAGCTTTTGTTACGTTAATATATAATCTTCTTTAACAGCACCTTTAGTCGACACACTTACAAAACTTCTTTAGCTCGTTCAGCACTTCATACAGCTTACTCTCCTTCTTGATAAGGCCTATTTTCTCCATGTAGAATTCCATATCAGCATTTTGGAAGATCACCGACTTGACAAACAATCGAGATGTTTGTTCGTCCTTTTGACCCTCCAACTGATACCGAAGGTACAAGTGATAGTATTCACCCAGAAAACCCACATGTTCTGTGGCTGGCACTATATCAAAGCTTAGTAGGTGCCCCTTTTCGTTCTTATCGGTTAATAAATGGGCCAATATCTCTTTACACTCTTCTGTAGTAAACAATTCCGTACGATTTTTCCGCGCTAGAACTGGCTTATATTGGTCGTTACTCATTTTTAGAAATCCACTACCACGACTGAGCACTTTGACGGTTGAATTGAAACTGTTTTCTTATTCAGTTGGCTTTGATTGTTATACCAAGAGGACTTACCCTATAATATTGGGGCGTAAGGAACTCAAGAAATGAACcacaataattatttatttaaaaaccattgTTCAGGTGCTGTAAAAAATCCGGAAGATTACCAAaagttataaatttaatttttttactacAGCACTCTTGTTAATAAATGTACAAAGTTATGGTagctttattatagttacCTTTGAAGAtaacaaaacatttattataaaaaagagtaTTTACGTTTCgtttagaaaatttaattttttttatttacaaccTCTGCTTATCAACTTAAAACGTGATCCTTATCAGCAAGATTTCTTCACTTTTTTGCCCTGGCCAAGGCCACTTCCATGACATCCACACAACACTCCTGCATGTAGGTGCCAAACTCTTCA
This window contains:
- the LOC108034359 gene encoding uncharacterized protein LOC108034359; this encodes MSNDQYKPVLARKNRTELFTTEECKEILAHLLTDKNEKGHLLSFDIVPATEHVGFLGEYYHLYLRYQLEGQKDEQTSRLFVKSVIFQNADMEFYMEKIGLIKKESKLYEVLNELKKFSPHVWCAKSYFTRKDLFVMQNVEDMGYVALPSGTRFLSENQMGPILKSLATLHASSIAYEKQKGKTIGVELREWLKEVSVSPDVEWYTTGLRAILAVAATHPCVQDDVEGQEFIAAQLPRHLDRVYYMVNPSPVHRNVFVHRDAWGANVFYHREQPQEKRSVLVDFQLCRYSPPAMDFHLVSYLNLEPSKRKQIIGSLIETYYNALVEELQEMGVDPNQEQLSKQEFEQSLRDFELFGVTYNCIAATILHLPDNYLKKLKAERPADFHRFCNVDRTEDVLRLMKDHPEFADYMYECVGDLLALTYHKRN